From a single Drosophila sulfurigaster albostrigata strain 15112-1811.04 chromosome 3, ASM2355843v2, whole genome shotgun sequence genomic region:
- the LOC133842822 gene encoding homeobox protein caupolican gives MAAYAQFGYGYPSANQLLGGAAATTGGDSQSGHGGGSVPSPLSGTNEASLSPSAGSTTTGITGRVSPGAISQSSNHAGAVAVLAGGTGAASAASVSDADVVGNGNEAQSGATDVADASAAGVGGGVAALEAHVRVANHMSCCENGRPIITDPVSGHTVCSCQYDSARLTLGGYSRMALPTAGVGVGVYGGPYPSNEQNPYPSIGVDNSAFYSPLNNPYGMKDASSGSEMNAWTSAGLQSTSGYYSYDPTLAAYGYGPNYDLASRRKNATRESTATLKAWLSEHKKNPYPTKGEKIMLAIITKMTLTQVSTWFANARRRLKKENKMTWEPKNKTEDDDDGMLSDDEKEKESSDGSKLPSASDTFDPGHQRIKSELTNNKSDKELDMEEKLELERGGEPQNLLAIRGLPPYGAPSFSPHPSHAYNPYAHAHAHAHAQHQQQQQQQQQQAEQQSSGIYYNAGGYGQTPGGGGGAQEASDYSALQKNQLSRDCGIPVPASKPKIWSVADTVACKTPPPTAYLGQNFYPPAGQQQQQQQQQQQQQQLPADSPSSQLHTEQQQQHHQHPMGNNSNNNMTMTGQQVELGSPLSMMSSYAAASPYSRIPTVYTEAMGMHIGSGSGPKTSMHHRDHLHTSSSQAPPYHQQTNSRVVGFTEIQPDTPPQTPPNMKLISHINSSSSSSGSSSTAHSGTVPVTSMGSMLYNNNIYGNYLSSGRSNS, from the exons ATGGCTGCATATGCGCAGTTTGGATACGGTTACCCGTCGGCAAATCAG TTGCTTGGCGGTGCGGCAGCCACAACGGGCGGCGACAGCCAGAGCGGACATGGAGGCGGCTCGGTGCCGTCGCCTTTGTCGGGCACCAACGAGGCATCGCTGAGTCCCTCAGCGGGTTCGACAACCACCGGCATCACCGGCCGCGTTAGTCCAGGTGCAATTTCGCAGTCCTCGAATCATGCGGGCGCTGTTGCAGTCCTTGCTGGCGGCACTGGAGCCGCTTCGGCTGCTTCGGTCAGCGATGCCGATGTCGTGGGCAATGGCAACGAGGCACAGAGCGGCGCCACAGATGTGGCAGATGCGTCAGCCGCAGGAGTTGGTGGCGGTGTGGCGGCTCTTGAAGCGCATGTGCGTGTGGCCAACCATATGTCCTGCTGCGAGAACGGACGTCCCATCATCACGGATCCCGTCTCCGGGCACACCGTTTGCTCCTGCCAATACGATTCGGCTCGTCTCACACTCGGTGGCTACTCTCGCATGGCGTTGCCCACAGCTGGCGTTGGCGTCGGCGTCTATGGCGGACCATATCCCTCGAATGAACAGAATCCATATCCGAGCATCGGTGTTGACAACTCGGCCTTCTACTCGCCACTG aATAATCCCTATGGCATGAAGGATGCCAGCTCTGGCTCCGAAATGAATGCCTGGACCTCAGCGGGTCTGCAGTCCACAAGCGGCTACTATTCCTACGATCCCACACTAGCGGCCTATGG ttacGGACCCAACTATGATCTTGCCTCACGTCGCAAGAATGCGACACGCGAATCAACAGCAACGTTGAAGGCGTGGCTCAGCGAGCACAAGAAGAATCCCTATCCCACAAAGGGCGAGAAAATCATGTTGGCCATCATTACTAAGATGACATTGACCCAGGTCTCGACTTGGTTTGCAAATGCCCGACGTCGACTGAAAAAGGAGAACAAAATGACGTGGGAGCCCAAAAATAAGACAgaggacgatgatgatggAATGCTGTCGGATGATGAGAAGGAAAAGGAATCCAGCGATGGTTCCAAGCTGCCCTCAGCTAGCGACACATTTG ATCCCGGCCATCAACGTATCAAGTCCGAGCTGACCAACAACAAGTCCGACAAGGAGTTGGATATGGAGGAGAAACTCGAACTTGAACGCGGAGGCGAACCGCAGAATCTGCTGGCTATACGCGGTCTGCCGCCTTACGGCGCGCCCAGCTTCAGTCCGCATCCCTCACACGCCTACAATCCCTACGCCCATGCCCACGCCCACGCTCATGcccagcaccagcagcagcagcagcaacaacagcagcaggcggaGCAGCAATCGTCTGGCATTTATTACAATGCTGGTGGCTATGGACAGACGCCTGGCGGAGGAGGCGGGGCACAGGAGGCCAGTGATTATAGTGCCCTTCAAAAAAACCAGCTGAGCAGAGACTGTGGCATACCGGTGCCGGCGAGCAAGCCCAAAATCTGGAGTGTGGCCGACACAGTCGCCTGCAAGACACCGCCACCTACGGCATATCTCGGCCAGAACTTTTACCCGCCAGCgggtcagcagcagcaacagcagcagcaacaacagcagcagcagcagttgccagCCGACTCACCGAGCTCCCAGCTGCATacggagcagcagcagcagcatcatcaacatccAATGgggaacaacagcaacaacaacatgactATGACGGGGCAGCAAGTCGAGCTCGGTTCGCCGCTGAGTATGATGAGCAGCTACGCCGCCGCATCGCCATATTCGCGGATACCTACGGTGTACACCGAGGCCATGGGCATGCATAtaggatcgggatcggggcCCAAGACATCTATGCACCATCGCGACCACTTGCATACGAGTTCGAGCCAAGCGCCGCCTTACCATCAGCAGACCAACAGCCGGGTGGTGGGGTTTACCGAGATCCAGCCCGATACGCCGCCCCAAACGCCGCCAAACATGAAGCTGATCAGtcacatcaacagcagcagcagcagcagcgggagcAGCTCTACAGCGCATTCCGGAACGGTGCCGGTAACATCCATGGGTTCAATGctttacaataacaacatctatGGGAATTATCTGAGCAGCGGACGCTCCAATTCGTAA